A DNA window from Bdellovibrio sp. BCCA contains the following coding sequences:
- a CDS encoding ester cyclase: protein MGKGFLLGLAVLATTSSLAFAKSTKQEDFEKLQKKVEEHLATFDDLDFNVFSNQKWDQLSKSHSKDILVHWPDGHTTKGIEKHIEDLKYMFTYAPDTRIKEHPIRIGQGEWTAVYGIMEGTFTKPMKTPDGKTIQPTNKSFKIPMATIGHWNNGTMDEEYLFWDNQTYMKQIGLGK, encoded by the coding sequence ATGGGAAAGGGATTTTTACTCGGCCTTGCCGTCCTTGCGACCACGTCGAGTCTCGCGTTTGCGAAAAGCACCAAACAGGAAGATTTCGAAAAGCTGCAAAAGAAAGTCGAAGAGCATTTGGCCACTTTTGATGATTTGGATTTCAATGTTTTTTCAAATCAGAAATGGGATCAGCTCAGCAAAAGTCATAGCAAAGATATTCTTGTGCACTGGCCTGACGGTCATACGACAAAGGGAATTGAAAAGCATATCGAGGATCTGAAGTACATGTTCACTTACGCTCCTGATACGCGCATCAAAGAGCATCCGATCCGCATTGGTCAAGGGGAGTGGACTGCTGTCTATGGAATCATGGAAGGCACGTTTACAAAACCCATGAAGACTCCCGATGGCAAAACGATTCAGCCAACCAACAAGTCTTTTAAAATTCCGATGGCGACGATTGGTCACTGGAATAATGGGACGATGGATGAGGAGTATTTGTTTTGGGACAACCAAACTTATATGAAACAAATAGGACTGGGAAAATAA
- a CDS encoding NAD(P)/FAD-dependent oxidoreductase produces MASKKVVIVGGGFAGLKAARALGNKDDVSVTLIDRRNYHLFQPLLYQVATAGLSPAEISGPIRGILSKYKNISVYLDNVKSVDLANKKIEVSDRNIDYDYLILACGAKHSYFAHPEWEENAPGLKTLEQATEIRRRLLIAFEMAEKESNPEKQKQHLTFVIVGAGPTGVELAGAIAEISRHTLTLDFRHIDPSQTRVLLIEAGSRILASFDPELSRKAARDLEDLGVQIWTNTRVTDIKENSVVLGDEVIKASTIFWAAGVQPSSLNKTLGVPLDRAGRVLIEKDLSLKDHPEVFVLGDQACYLTDDGKSLPGLASVAMQQGEHAAREILHEIAGKPRTTFHYIDKGQMATIGRKKAIAQIRNLKFSGFFAWILWLFIHVYYLIGFKNKFFVIWQWAYAYFTFKRGARLIVDKEWRSQKMKTPVS; encoded by the coding sequence ATGGCTAGTAAAAAAGTCGTCATCGTCGGTGGTGGATTTGCGGGACTCAAAGCGGCTCGCGCTCTAGGCAACAAAGACGATGTCTCTGTCACTCTGATTGACCGTCGCAACTATCATCTTTTCCAACCTTTGCTTTATCAAGTGGCCACAGCAGGACTTTCCCCTGCAGAAATCTCAGGACCCATTCGCGGAATTTTATCTAAGTACAAAAACATTTCCGTCTATTTGGACAACGTAAAGTCCGTGGACCTTGCCAATAAAAAAATCGAAGTTTCAGATCGCAATATTGATTATGATTATTTGATTTTAGCGTGTGGAGCAAAACACAGTTACTTTGCTCATCCTGAATGGGAAGAAAATGCACCGGGCTTAAAAACGTTAGAGCAAGCTACAGAAATTCGTCGCCGACTTTTGATTGCTTTTGAAATGGCAGAAAAAGAAAGCAATCCTGAAAAACAAAAGCAGCATCTGACTTTTGTGATCGTAGGTGCAGGTCCCACCGGAGTAGAACTTGCCGGCGCTATTGCCGAAATCAGTCGTCACACTTTGACTCTGGATTTCCGCCACATCGATCCTTCACAAACACGTGTTCTTTTGATTGAAGCAGGCTCACGCATTCTCGCCTCTTTTGATCCTGAGCTTTCCAGAAAAGCCGCTCGTGATTTAGAAGATCTCGGCGTGCAGATTTGGACAAACACCCGAGTGACTGACATCAAAGAAAACTCTGTCGTTCTTGGTGATGAAGTTATTAAAGCCTCAACAATTTTTTGGGCGGCGGGAGTTCAACCTTCCAGTTTAAATAAAACTCTAGGCGTTCCGTTGGACCGCGCGGGACGTGTGCTTATCGAAAAAGATTTAAGCCTTAAAGATCATCCGGAAGTTTTTGTCTTAGGCGATCAAGCTTGTTATTTAACCGACGACGGAAAATCCTTACCAGGTCTTGCTTCAGTAGCCATGCAACAAGGTGAGCACGCTGCTCGTGAAATTTTACACGAAATTGCCGGAAAGCCGCGGACCACATTTCACTATATAGATAAAGGCCAAATGGCGACAATCGGTCGCAAGAAAGCCATTGCACAGATTCGCAATTTGAAATTCAGCGGATTTTTCGCATGGATTTTATGGTTATTTATCCACGTCTACTATTTGATTGGATTTAAAAATAAATTCTTCGTTATCTGGCAATGGGCGTATGCTTATTTTACATTCAAGCGTGGTGCTCGTTTGATTGTTGATAAAGAGTGGCGTTCCCAAAAAATGAAGACACCTGTTTCGTAA
- a CDS encoding hypervirulence associated TUDOR domain-containing protein produces the protein MPNKFKVGDHVTWNSEAGKVSGKIIAVHSKDFKYKGYKHHASKEDPQYEIKSDKSDHVAAHKGSALKKVVNKRKQ, from the coding sequence ATGCCTAACAAATTCAAAGTGGGCGATCATGTCACGTGGAATTCAGAAGCAGGAAAAGTGAGTGGAAAAATCATCGCTGTCCACTCTAAGGATTTTAAATACAAGGGCTACAAACACCACGCTTCAAAAGAAGATCCTCAGTACGAAATCAAAAGCGATAAGTCAGATCACGTCGCCGCTCACAAAGGCAGTGCCTTAAAAAAGGTCGTCAACAAGCGAAAGCAGTAA
- a CDS encoding YciI family protein, with the protein MQFVLLIYQGTTPLPGSERWNALSAEEQKRIYADYAEFNKTAGLTAGLPLGLPNVAKTVQVHDDKVEVKNGTYLPEGIGGYCVFEAENMEAAVALAAKIPAARLGGAIEVRPAEKYW; encoded by the coding sequence ATGCAATTCGTACTTTTAATTTATCAAGGAACCACACCTCTTCCAGGATCGGAGCGCTGGAATGCCCTTTCTGCAGAAGAGCAAAAAAGAATTTATGCGGACTACGCAGAGTTCAATAAAACAGCGGGTCTCACAGCGGGACTTCCCTTAGGATTGCCAAATGTTGCAAAGACCGTTCAAGTTCACGACGATAAAGTGGAAGTGAAAAACGGAACTTATCTTCCCGAAGGAATTGGCGGTTATTGCGTTTTTGAAGCTGAGAACATGGAAGCCGCAGTGGCTTTGGCTGCAAAAATTCCTGCAGCCCGTCTTGGCGGAGCGATTGAAGTTCGTCCTGCGGAGAAATACTGGTAA
- a CDS encoding dihydrofolate reductase family protein — MRKLIVISFLTLDGVMQAPGGKDEDTSGGFKYGGWQVPFWGDEDDDGLPQDIGKAGALLIGRKTYDIFAGYWPTTGKDLQWIGPFMNNTTKYVASKTLKKTEWQNSILLTGDTAEAVAKLKQEPGNDIYMFGSGDLCQTLMRHQLIDEYFLKIYPITLGEGKRLFLPAGPKQDLELLKSKTSKMGVFTATYKVKK, encoded by the coding sequence ATGAGAAAATTAATCGTTATTTCATTCCTCACTCTCGATGGAGTCATGCAAGCCCCAGGTGGTAAAGACGAAGATACCAGCGGCGGTTTTAAATATGGTGGATGGCAAGTGCCGTTCTGGGGTGACGAAGATGACGACGGTTTACCTCAGGATATTGGCAAAGCGGGTGCGCTGCTAATAGGTCGCAAAACATATGATATCTTTGCTGGCTATTGGCCGACGACGGGTAAAGACCTTCAATGGATTGGTCCCTTTATGAATAACACGACGAAATACGTCGCCTCTAAAACTTTGAAGAAGACGGAATGGCAAAATTCAATTTTGCTAACGGGCGACACAGCAGAGGCTGTTGCTAAACTTAAACAAGAACCTGGGAATGATATTTATATGTTTGGCAGTGGTGATTTGTGCCAAACACTCATGCGACATCAATTGATCGACGAATATTTTTTAAAGATTTACCCAATTACACTCGGCGAAGGCAAACGTCTTTTCCTTCCCGCCGGTCCCAAACAAGATTTAGAGCTTTTAAAATCTAAAACATCAAAAATGGGCGTCTTCACAGCTACGTACAAAGTAAAGAAGTAA
- a CDS encoding DUF488 domain-containing protein produces MPFFTVGHSTRTIEEFVELLRAGDVELVIDVRRVPRSRTNPQYNKDALPKNLKPYKISYHHIAELGGLRSKPKDISPEVNGFWENSNFHNYADYALSDDFQNGFAKLIELGRKKRCVIMCSEAVWWRCHRRIISDYLLAHRETVFHLMGKDRVDVAKLTEGARVKSRKKVTYPLK; encoded by the coding sequence CTGCCGTTTTTCACGGTGGGCCATTCAACTCGCACTATTGAGGAATTTGTAGAGCTACTTCGCGCAGGCGATGTGGAACTAGTCATTGATGTTCGCAGAGTTCCAAGATCGCGTACCAATCCTCAATACAACAAAGACGCCCTTCCGAAAAATTTAAAACCGTATAAAATCAGTTATCATCATATCGCAGAACTGGGTGGTCTGCGCAGCAAACCCAAAGACATATCACCAGAAGTAAATGGCTTTTGGGAGAATAGTAATTTCCATAATTACGCAGACTATGCTCTTTCGGATGATTTTCAAAATGGTTTTGCAAAACTTATTGAACTCGGACGAAAAAAACGCTGCGTGATTATGTGTTCCGAAGCTGTGTGGTGGCGTTGTCATCGCCGAATTATCTCTGACTATCTTTTGGCACACAGAGAAACAGTTTTTCATCTTATGGGAAAGGATCGCGTGGACGTCGCCAAACTTACCGAAGGCGCTCGTGTGAAATCACGCAAGAAGGTCACCTATCCCCTTAAGTAA
- a CDS encoding 3-oxoacyl-[acyl-carrier-protein] synthase III C-terminal domain-containing protein, with product MYLTNFYSIQPPYLRNQTEGLKWLAAAYKIAQKDQAYTEDDYSKLLNRVACPESQIGTRKFFLPDSQHAEWEKQIIYPIKDSPRGATMQKRQEFFHKTVGEIFNKIYETRPYPDDIIHVSCTGYISPSAAQMVAVRAPKNVTVTHSYHMGCYGAFPALRMASGFLSSTEVLGNKNSVDLVHTELCSLHLNPQDPTLEQMVIQSLFADGAIAYSMTTKKPDQGFRILSLYEELVPDTAGAMEWMVSDYGMKMSLSKDVPTLVGKKIREFTSRWLESRGENTTALAKKALFAVHPGGPKIIDQVAKQLELSDEQVKASREILKDRGNMSSATLPHLWERLIDDKNIPSGTPIISYAFGPGLTICASLMEKL from the coding sequence ATGTACTTAACAAATTTTTACTCCATACAACCGCCCTATCTTAGAAACCAAACTGAAGGTCTGAAGTGGCTTGCCGCCGCCTACAAGATCGCTCAGAAGGATCAAGCGTACACAGAAGATGACTATTCCAAACTTCTGAACAGAGTCGCTTGTCCTGAATCACAAATTGGGACCAGAAAATTTTTTCTTCCCGATTCTCAGCATGCTGAGTGGGAAAAACAAATTATCTATCCCATCAAGGACAGCCCTCGCGGTGCTACAATGCAAAAGCGCCAGGAGTTCTTTCATAAAACAGTGGGAGAGATCTTTAACAAGATTTACGAAACTCGACCTTATCCCGATGACATCATCCATGTCAGTTGCACGGGTTATATCTCCCCGAGTGCGGCGCAAATGGTGGCCGTGCGCGCTCCGAAAAACGTAACGGTGACTCACTCCTACCATATGGGCTGCTATGGCGCTTTCCCTGCTTTGCGAATGGCTTCGGGATTTTTAAGCAGCACTGAAGTGCTCGGCAATAAAAACTCCGTGGATCTAGTTCACACGGAACTTTGCAGTCTGCATTTAAATCCACAAGATCCAACTTTGGAACAAATGGTGATCCAAAGTCTTTTTGCCGATGGAGCCATCGCTTATTCGATGACAACAAAAAAACCAGATCAAGGCTTTCGCATTCTTTCATTGTACGAAGAGCTCGTGCCTGACACCGCCGGAGCCATGGAGTGGATGGTTTCTGATTACGGCATGAAGATGTCTCTCTCAAAAGATGTCCCTACGCTTGTCGGAAAAAAAATCCGTGAGTTCACGTCACGATGGTTGGAATCACGTGGTGAAAATACCACCGCTCTTGCAAAGAAAGCGCTTTTCGCGGTTCATCCAGGTGGTCCAAAAATTATCGATCAAGTTGCAAAACAACTGGAACTTTCCGACGAGCAAGTGAAAGCCAGCCGTGAAATTCTAAAAGACCGAGGCAATATGTCATCAGCAACACTTCCCCATCTGTGGGAGCGATTGATTGACGATAAAAACATTCCGTCGGGAACTCCCATCATCAGCTATGCGTTCGGTCCCGGCCTTACAATTTGTGCAAGTTTAATGGAGAAACTATGA
- a CDS encoding sigma-70 family RNA polymerase sigma factor — protein MDKKEWLAKNFEERRSHLKAVAYRMLGSTGEAEDAVQETWTRLQSESDVIDNLNGWLTTVVARVCLDMLRSKKSKREEPLDDEISELPSDGSENPETNFILADAVGPALLLVLDTLTPAERIAFVLHDLFDLSFEEIAPIIDRTEENARQLASRARKRIRGAKNSKEDSNRQKEIVSAFLAASREGNLNALIKLLHPDATLRADETAVKVAEANKAKGAPQFKKEIKGAHNVADTMNGKAAAAQLALINGLTGATWAPGGKPVVAFRFSVVDDKIADIEIVMDPKNLSATTIEIIESNSGR, from the coding sequence ATGGATAAAAAAGAGTGGCTGGCCAAAAATTTTGAAGAACGTCGAAGTCATTTAAAGGCCGTGGCTTATCGAATGTTAGGTTCTACGGGTGAAGCCGAAGATGCCGTTCAAGAAACATGGACACGACTTCAATCAGAGTCCGACGTAATTGATAATCTCAATGGATGGCTCACGACTGTTGTTGCAAGAGTTTGTCTTGATATGCTTCGCTCTAAAAAATCCAAACGTGAAGAACCGCTCGACGATGAAATTTCGGAACTCCCAAGCGATGGCTCTGAAAATCCCGAAACTAATTTCATTCTTGCAGATGCTGTCGGTCCCGCGCTTTTATTGGTTTTAGATACGTTAACGCCTGCTGAAAGAATCGCTTTCGTGCTTCACGATCTTTTTGATCTATCGTTTGAAGAAATTGCTCCGATCATTGATCGTACTGAAGAGAACGCAAGACAACTTGCCAGTCGCGCAAGAAAAAGAATTCGTGGCGCGAAAAATTCCAAAGAAGATTCCAACCGTCAAAAAGAAATCGTCAGTGCATTTTTGGCGGCTTCACGAGAAGGCAATTTGAATGCACTGATCAAGCTTCTTCATCCTGATGCAACTCTGCGAGCTGATGAAACAGCCGTCAAAGTGGCTGAAGCCAACAAAGCAAAAGGCGCTCCGCAATTTAAAAAAGAAATTAAAGGCGCTCATAATGTGGCCGACACAATGAATGGCAAGGCTGCGGCAGCTCAATTGGCTCTTATTAACGGGTTGACGGGTGCAACGTGGGCTCCGGGCGGAAAACCTGTTGTGGCTTTCCGTTTTTCTGTCGTGGATGACAAAATTGCAGATATTGAAATCGTTATGGATCCAAAAAACTTAAGTGCAACAACAATTGAAATCATCGAATCAAATAGCGGGAGATAA
- a CDS encoding dihydrofolate reductase family protein, which yields MGKLILRISVSIDGFIESSEEKVDFSKSRSPEGAAWLAGKIGNAGAHLMGRKAFTQLSSFWPTASGPLANHMNEIPKIVFSKKGFDPSQVTSAKGWTDAKVIGNLAQGLADLKKQIDKDLIAHGGVEFTQNLVQTGLVDEFWLATHPVATGRGFGLFQKLEKPLYLKLVETKVFATGAMMNIYRPE from the coding sequence ATGGGAAAATTAATTTTGAGAATTTCTGTTTCGATCGACGGATTTATTGAGTCATCCGAAGAAAAGGTGGATTTTTCTAAATCAAGAAGCCCTGAAGGAGCAGCTTGGTTGGCGGGTAAGATTGGAAATGCAGGGGCTCATCTCATGGGACGAAAAGCTTTTACTCAGCTCTCTTCCTTTTGGCCTACGGCGAGCGGGCCGCTTGCGAACCATATGAATGAAATTCCTAAAATTGTTTTTTCAAAAAAAGGTTTTGATCCTTCTCAAGTTACGAGTGCGAAGGGTTGGACCGATGCAAAGGTGATCGGGAATTTGGCTCAGGGCCTTGCAGATCTTAAGAAGCAAATAGATAAAGACTTGATCGCACATGGTGGTGTTGAGTTCACACAAAATTTGGTGCAGACCGGACTTGTTGATGAGTTCTGGCTTGCTACGCATCCTGTGGCAACGGGACGCGGGTTTGGGTTATTTCAAAAGTTGGAAAAGCCTTTGTATTTGAAGCTGGTTGAGACGAAAGTTTTTGCGACTGGCGCTATGATGAATATTTATCGACCGGAATAG
- a CDS encoding AmpG family muropeptide MFS transporter, translating into MQTLRAVTRPKVAIMLALGFSSGLPFMLVGNTLGFWLRESGITLATIGFLSWVGLAYSLKFLWAPLIDKADAPLIGKWLGRRRGWMVVSQILVALGLLGMAMVKPEGGLWLFTGLAALAAFASATQDIVVDAWRIEVSDASEDMALLSSAYQLGYRASLLLTDALILIIAASVGWALSYTVMGALMAIGLIATFLAVEPGRNITGHETGTMWNLRGIFDAVCGPFIAFFKQHGKKALLILAAVSLYRLSDFMMGPMANPFYADIGITKETVGAVRGSIGLIASVIGVAAGGLSAVRFGFITTLLVGAVIGPASNLGFSLLAMVGPSNEVFTAAMVIDNFASGFAGTALVGYMSSLTTFGYTATQYALLSSFYALLGKVLKGFSGVMVQTFSEGRSLMQGYALFFLSTALVGIPALLLCILLVRSNKTPVAK; encoded by the coding sequence ATGCAAACTCTTCGCGCCGTGACTCGCCCTAAAGTCGCCATCATGCTGGCTTTGGGATTTTCCTCAGGTCTTCCCTTTATGCTTGTCGGAAACACTTTGGGATTCTGGTTGCGTGAAAGCGGAATCACGCTGGCAACCATCGGATTTCTCTCGTGGGTGGGTTTGGCTTACTCACTGAAATTTTTGTGGGCTCCTTTGATTGATAAAGCCGATGCTCCACTGATTGGAAAATGGCTGGGACGTCGTCGCGGTTGGATGGTGGTTTCGCAAATTCTTGTCGCTTTGGGACTTTTAGGAATGGCGATGGTAAAACCAGAAGGCGGCTTGTGGCTTTTCACGGGACTTGCCGCTTTAGCCGCTTTTGCTTCTGCGACTCAAGACATTGTTGTGGATGCATGGAGGATTGAAGTTTCCGATGCCAGCGAAGACATGGCTCTTTTATCTTCCGCATATCAATTAGGTTACCGTGCTTCTTTGCTTTTAACGGATGCATTGATTTTAATTATCGCAGCCTCTGTCGGCTGGGCACTTTCGTACACCGTAATGGGTGCGTTGATGGCCATCGGACTTATTGCCACATTCCTTGCTGTTGAACCCGGGCGCAATATCACAGGTCACGAAACAGGAACCATGTGGAATCTGCGCGGGATCTTTGATGCTGTCTGTGGACCTTTCATTGCGTTCTTCAAACAACACGGAAAAAAAGCATTATTGATTCTTGCCGCTGTCAGTTTGTATCGCCTTTCCGATTTTATGATGGGACCGATGGCAAATCCTTTTTATGCTGATATCGGAATCACAAAAGAGACTGTGGGAGCTGTGCGCGGATCGATTGGATTGATTGCTTCCGTGATCGGCGTTGCCGCTGGAGGACTCTCTGCGGTTCGTTTTGGATTTATCACAACGTTGTTAGTAGGTGCAGTGATTGGACCTGCTTCTAATTTAGGGTTTTCTCTTTTAGCGATGGTGGGACCTAGCAATGAAGTCTTCACAGCGGCGATGGTGATTGATAACTTTGCTTCTGGTTTTGCAGGAACGGCCCTTGTCGGTTATATGTCGAGCCTCACAACTTTTGGATACACCGCGACTCAGTATGCGCTCCTAAGTTCTTTCTATGCTTTACTCGGAAAAGTTCTTAAAGGCTTTTCGGGCGTCATGGTGCAGACTTTTTCTGAAGGCCGCTCACTCATGCAAGGTTACGCTTTGTTTTTCCTAAGCACAGCTCTTGTGGGAATACCGGCCTTGTTATTGTGTATCCTGCTTGTTCGAAGTAACAAAACTCCTGTCGCTAAATAG